The following coding sequences lie in one Cygnus olor isolate bCygOlo1 chromosome 8, bCygOlo1.pri.v2, whole genome shotgun sequence genomic window:
- the DIRAS3 gene encoding GTP-binding protein Di-Ras3: MPEQSNDYRVVVFGAAGVGKSSLVLRFVRGTFRETYIPTIEDTYRQVISCDKSICTLQITDTTGSHQFPAMQRLSISKGHAFILVYSVTSRQSLEDLQPIFEQICQIKGDTQKIPIMLVGNKSDETQRELDASEGEALASKWKCSFMETSAKMNYNVQELFQELLNLEKRRTVSLQVDGKKSKQQKKKDKLKGKCSVM; this comes from the coding sequence ATGCCCGAGCAAAGCAACGATTACAGGGTGGTTGTGTTCGGAGCCGCCGGGGTGGGCAAAAGCTCCCTGGTCCTCCGTTTTGTGAGGGGAACCTTCAGGGAAACCTACATCCCCACGATCGAGGACACGTACCGGCAGGTAATCAGCTGCGATAAGAGCATCTGCACCCTCCAGATCACGGACACGACGGGAAGCCACCAGTTCCCTGCTATGCAGAGGCTGTCTATATCCAAAGGGCACGCTTTCATCTTGGTGTACTCCGTCACCAGCAGGCAGTCCCTGGAGGATCTTCAGCCCATCTTTGAGCAGATCTGTCAGATTAAAGGGGACACCCAAAAAATCCCCATAATGTTGGTTGGTAACAAAAGCGACGAGACCCAGAGGGAGCTGGATGCTAGCGAGGGGGAAGCGTTAGCCAGCAAGTGGAAGTGCTCCTTCATGGAGACCTCAGCCAAAATGAACTACAACGTGCAGGAGCTCTTCCAGGAGCTCTTgaatctggagaagaggagaactGTCAGTCTCCAAGTGGATGGAAAGAAAtccaagcagcagaaaaagaaagacaaactgAAAGGCAAGTGCTCTGTGATGTGA